Proteins found in one Gordonia sp. PDNC005 genomic segment:
- a CDS encoding LLM class F420-dependent oxidoreductase, with protein MTTPDSSTHNADGLRKFRFGAGGEGNKDEGGARKFVKLAQTAEEYGYDTFAIPDHLGNQVGPLAALGALSQATDTIRLATSVLANGFRHPAILAKEATTIDVLSKGRLELGVGSGWMKEEFDKAGLEFGTPAERIRKLDESLTILDRLMRGETVDFDGEFYQINGLQGTPRPRQGPRPPIAVGGGGPRMLALAAKHADIISVATGSTKDGRMRLSDMTIEKTAERVDRIRQAAGDRFDQIELNWTIATIVITDDREATAEMALQAIASGYPPNIAVDAELTVDDILASPYLAFGTFEEIAEQIREVRRRTSMSYVGIFPTQMDAFAPVIPILRGE; from the coding sequence GTGACCACACCGGACTCGTCTACGCACAACGCCGACGGACTGCGTAAGTTCCGTTTCGGCGCGGGCGGCGAAGGAAACAAAGACGAGGGCGGCGCACGCAAGTTCGTGAAGCTCGCGCAGACCGCTGAAGAGTACGGGTACGACACGTTCGCCATCCCGGACCACCTGGGCAATCAGGTCGGGCCGCTCGCTGCACTCGGTGCACTGTCGCAGGCGACGGACACGATCCGCCTGGCGACCTCCGTGCTCGCCAACGGCTTCCGCCATCCCGCCATCCTGGCGAAGGAGGCGACCACCATCGACGTCCTGTCGAAGGGTCGCCTCGAGCTGGGCGTCGGCTCGGGTTGGATGAAAGAGGAGTTCGACAAAGCGGGCCTCGAGTTCGGCACACCCGCCGAGCGGATCCGCAAGCTCGACGAGTCGTTGACGATCCTCGACAGGCTCATGCGCGGTGAGACCGTCGACTTCGACGGCGAGTTCTACCAGATCAACGGCCTCCAGGGCACCCCGCGTCCGCGTCAGGGCCCGCGCCCGCCGATCGCCGTCGGCGGTGGCGGACCCAGGATGCTCGCGCTCGCCGCGAAGCACGCCGACATCATCTCGGTCGCCACCGGATCGACCAAGGACGGCCGGATGCGTCTGTCCGACATGACGATCGAGAAGACCGCGGAACGTGTCGACCGGATCCGCCAGGCCGCAGGCGACAGGTTCGACCAGATCGAACTGAACTGGACCATCGCGACGATCGTCATCACCGACGATCGTGAGGCGACTGCAGAGATGGCATTGCAGGCGATCGCGAGCGGTTACCCGCCGAATATCGCGGTCGACGCGGAACTGACCGTCGACGACATCTTGGCGTCCCCGTACCTCGCGTTCGGAACGTTCGAGGAGATCGCGGAACAGATCCGCGAGGTGCGTCGGCGCACCTCGATGAGTTATGTCGGGATCTTCCCGACTCAGATGGATGCTTTTGCACCCGTCATCCCTATTCTCCGAGGAGAGTAG
- the fadD32 gene encoding long-chain-fatty-acid--AMP ligase FadD32 produces the protein MLNTELEGFFDENGQIRFPDDATLVDYVEQNVRMHADTLAYRFMDYSRERDGEAIDLTWAQFGKRLRAVAARLQQVTKPGDRVAILAPQSLEYVIGFFAALYASNVAVPLFSPDEPGHTDRLHAVLGDCQPTAILTSTKSAEAVRDFFSDRPAKDRPRVIAVDAVPDSVGSSWTAPVLGVNHDVDSVAYLQYTSGSTRVPAGVEITYRAVAANCVQIAQCINIDRNSRGVTWLPMFHDMGLVTVILPALGGKYVTIMSPQAFVRRPGRWIRELAAVDDHAATYAAAPNFAYEHAAARGLPAEGEDLDLSNVIGLINGSEPVTVSSMRKFNEAFAPYGLSPKAIKPCYGMAEATLFVSATQRDDAAKVSYVDRNELNAGRFVAVDQNDPEAVAQVSCGQVAVSQWAAIVDPETGTEQADGNVGEIWLHGVNIGQGYWNKADETVETFHNKVDVPLAEGSHTEGTPADAQWMRTGDYGVWYGGELYITGRVKDLVIVDGRNHYPQDLEFSAQEASPALRPGFVAAFAVPANQLPAEVFEQGHSGLTYDADDASEQLVVVAERGPGRRTDPQEVADTVRAAIAGRHGVMVRDLLLVPAGSIPRTSSGKIARRATKAAYIDGTLRGGYQQTAFPDAGE, from the coding sequence ATGCTGAACACGGAACTCGAGGGTTTCTTCGACGAGAACGGCCAGATCCGTTTCCCGGACGATGCGACCCTCGTCGACTACGTCGAGCAGAACGTGCGGATGCACGCTGACACGCTGGCCTACCGCTTCATGGATTACAGCCGTGAACGCGACGGCGAGGCGATCGACCTCACCTGGGCCCAGTTCGGCAAGCGCCTGCGCGCCGTCGCGGCCCGCCTGCAGCAGGTCACGAAGCCGGGTGACCGTGTCGCGATCCTGGCACCGCAGTCGCTTGAGTACGTGATCGGCTTCTTCGCCGCGCTGTACGCCAGCAACGTCGCGGTCCCGCTGTTCAGCCCCGACGAGCCGGGACACACCGATCGCCTGCACGCCGTGCTCGGCGACTGCCAGCCGACGGCGATCCTGACGTCCACCAAGTCGGCCGAAGCTGTCCGCGACTTCTTCTCGGACCGTCCGGCGAAGGACCGTCCCCGTGTCATCGCAGTCGACGCCGTGCCCGACTCGGTTGGTTCGTCCTGGACTGCACCGGTCCTCGGCGTCAATCACGACGTCGACTCGGTCGCCTACCTGCAGTACACCTCCGGCTCCACCCGCGTCCCCGCCGGTGTTGAGATCACCTACCGCGCTGTCGCCGCGAACTGTGTGCAGATCGCCCAGTGCATCAACATCGACCGCAACTCACGCGGCGTCACCTGGCTGCCGATGTTCCACGACATGGGCCTGGTCACGGTCATCCTGCCTGCGCTCGGCGGCAAGTACGTGACGATCATGAGCCCGCAGGCGTTCGTCCGACGCCCCGGACGGTGGATCCGCGAGCTGGCGGCCGTCGACGACCATGCCGCGACGTACGCCGCGGCGCCGAACTTCGCCTACGAGCACGCTGCCGCACGCGGTCTGCCCGCGGAGGGTGAGGATCTCGACCTGTCGAACGTGATCGGCCTGATCAACGGCTCGGAGCCGGTCACTGTCAGCTCGATGCGCAAGTTCAACGAGGCGTTCGCGCCCTACGGACTGTCGCCGAAGGCGATCAAGCCCTGTTACGGCATGGCCGAGGCCACTCTGTTCGTGTCGGCGACTCAGCGCGACGATGCGGCGAAGGTCAGCTACGTCGACCGGAACGAACTCAACGCGGGCCGTTTCGTGGCCGTCGACCAGAACGATCCCGAGGCCGTCGCCCAGGTGTCCTGCGGTCAGGTCGCGGTGAGCCAGTGGGCCGCGATCGTCGACCCGGAGACCGGCACCGAGCAGGCCGACGGCAATGTCGGAGAGATCTGGCTGCACGGCGTCAACATCGGCCAGGGCTACTGGAACAAGGCCGACGAGACTGTCGAGACGTTCCACAACAAGGTCGACGTCCCTCTTGCGGAAGGCAGCCACACCGAGGGAACCCCGGCCGACGCGCAGTGGATGCGCACCGGCGACTACGGCGTCTGGTACGGCGGCGAGCTTTACATCACCGGTCGTGTGAAAGACCTGGTCATCGTGGACGGTCGCAACCATTACCCGCAGGACCTCGAGTTCAGCGCGCAGGAGGCCAGCCCCGCACTGCGTCCCGGTTTCGTCGCCGCCTTCGCAGTGCCCGCGAATCAACTGCCCGCAGAGGTGTTCGAGCAGGGCCACAGCGGCCTCACCTACGACGCCGACGACGCGTCGGAGCAGCTCGTTGTGGTCGCCGAGCGAGGCCCGGGCCGTCGCACCGACCCGCAGGAAGTGGCCGACACGGTCCGCGCGGCAATCGCCGGACGGCACGGTGTCATGGTCCGCGACCTGCTGTTGGTCCCCGCAGGTTCCATCCCGCGCACGTCGAGCGGAAAGATCGCGCGCCGCGCGACCAAGGCCGCCTATATCGACGGAACGCTGCGCGGCGGATATCAGCAGACCGCGTTCCCGGACGCAGGCGAATAG